A single window of Strix uralensis isolate ZFMK-TIS-50842 chromosome 28, bStrUra1, whole genome shotgun sequence DNA harbors:
- the NUDCD3 gene encoding nudC domain-containing protein 3 encodes MEAAAALTDMYDQALLGILQHVGNVEEFLRVLFGFLYRKTDFYRLLLRPGDRLGFPPGAAQAMALQAFKVFERMARQDDEKRRRELEAKLRKKEEEEEAAAAAERVKLSPAAQEVEVETTAEPVPVPDAGGAVGTQDVAVAQDAVPSPVSVEPPGAAAPAEPRPAELPTRQEQFQTNPDSYNGAVRENYAWSQDYSDLEIKVPVPKHIVKGKQVSVDISSSAIRVAVLEGSSQHVLMEGKLTHKINTESSLWSLEPGKCVLINLNKGDEYWWNAILEGEEQIDIDKINKERSMATVDEEEHAVLDRLTFDYHQKLQGKPQSHELKVHEMLKKGWDTEGSPFRGQKFDPSMFNISPGAVQF; translated from the exons ATGGAGGCCGCGGCCGCGCTCACCGATATGTACGACCAGGCGCTGCTGGGGATCCTGCAGCACGTCGGGAACGTGGAGGAGTTCCTGCGCGTCCTCTTCGGCTTCCTCTACCGCAAGACTGACTTCTACCGCCTCCTCCTGCGGCCCGGGGACCGCCTGGGCTTCCCGCCCGGCGCGGCGCAGGCCATGGCCCTCCAG GCCTTCAAAGTCTTTGAGCGGATGGCTCGTCAGGATGACGAGAAGAGGCGCCGAGAGCTGGAGGCGAAGCTTCgcaagaaggaggaggaggaggaggctgctgcagctgctgagagggTGAAACTGTCCCCTGCAGCTCAGGAGGTTGAGGTAGAGACAACAGCAGAGCCCGTCCCAGTGCCAGATGCCGGGGGAGCTGTGGGGACGCAGGATGTGGCTGTAGCCCAGGACGCGGTGCCCAGTCCTGTGTCGGTGGAGCCCCCAGGGGCcgctgccccagcagagccccgGCCAGCAGAACTGCCCAC gagaCAGGAGCAGTTCCAGACAAACCCCGACAGCTACAACGGAGCTGTGCGAGAGAATTACGCCTGGTCCCAAGACTACAGCGACCTGGAGATTAAAGTGCCTGTCCCCAAGCACATCGTAAAAGGCAAACAG GTGTCTGTGGATATCAGCAGCAGCGCGATTCGCGTAGCAGTGCTGGAGGGGAGCAGCCAGCATGTCCTGATGGAAGGGAAACTCACCCACAAGATCAACACGGAGAGTTCCCTCTGGAGCCTGGAGCCAGGGAAGTGCGTTTTG ATCAACCTGAACAAAGGAGACGAGTACTGGTGGAACGCCATCCTGGAGGGCGAGGAGCAGATCGACATCGACAAGATCAACAAGGAGCGCTCCATGGCCACGGTGGACGAGGAGGAGCACGCCGTGCTGGACCGCCTCACCTTCGACTACCACCAGAAGCTGCAGGGCAAGCCCCAGAGCCACGAGCTG AAGGTGCACGAGATGCTGAAGAAGGGCTGGGACACCGAGGGCTCCCCCTTCCGCGGCCAGAAATTCGACCCCTCCATGTTCAACATCTCCCCCGGTGCCGTGCAGTTTTGA